One stretch of Cyclopterus lumpus isolate fCycLum1 chromosome 10, fCycLum1.pri, whole genome shotgun sequence DNA includes these proteins:
- the mid1ip1l gene encoding mid1-interacting protein 1-like has product MMQISTDSASNKHSLINVMHRFIAAANNMDETIMVPSLLRDVPLEERAAGELEPNNNKNNHEPPCPNKQRDMYEHYLLLKSIKNDMEWGLLKREMSSGASFLEMAVKQEEQQQVTGDLLPDENTDLENQFHYHLRGLFGVLSKLTMQADHLTNRYKREIGGGNFMR; this is encoded by the coding sequence ATGATGCAGATCAGCACGGACTCCGCCAGCAACAAGCACTCCCTCATCAACGTCATGCACCGCTTCATAGCCGCCGCCAACAACATGGACGAGACCATCATGGTGCCGAGCCTGCTGCGCGACGTGCCGCTGGAAGAGCGTGCGGCTGGCGAGCTGGagcccaacaacaacaaaaacaaccacgaGCCACCGTGTCCCAACAAGCAGCGGGACATGTACGAGCACTACCTGCTCCTCAAGTCCATAAAGAACGACATGGAGTGGGGCCTGCTGAAGAGGGAAATGAGCAGCGGCGCCAGCTTCCTGGAGATGGcggtgaagcaggaggagcagcagcaggtcacTGGGGACCTCCTCCCGGACGAGAACACGGACCTGGAGAACCAGTTTCACTATCACCTCAGAGGACTGTTTGGGGTTCTGTCCAAGCTCACAATGCAAGCCGACCACCTCACCAACAGGTACAAGAGGGAGATTGGAGGCGGAAACTTCATGAGATAG
- the tspan7 gene encoding tetraspanin-7, translating into MSPPSRRLQTKPVITCLKTFLISYSLIFWFTGVILLAVGVWGKVSLEDYFSLASEESTNAPYVLIGTGAIIVIFGLFGCFATCRGSPWMLKLYAMFLTLVFLAELVAGVSGFIFRHEIKAKLGVAYKNAVKNYNSTDSSSSSSSIAVDAIQSSLYCCGVNNYTDWSDTSYFKENGIPTSCCKDSANCQPETLKDLTKAGTEVYTVGCFARVTHVMESNLGIIAGISFGIAFFQLIGIFLSCCLSRYITNNQYEMV; encoded by the exons ATGTCGCCGCCGTCCCGACGGCTTCAGACGAAGCCGGTGATCACCTGCCTGAAGACCTTCCTCATCTCCTACAGCCTCATATTCTGG TTCACAGGAGTGATCCTGCTAGCTGTGGGCGTGTGGGGGAAGGTGAGCCTGGAGGACTATTTCTCTCTGGCCTCGGAGGAGAGCACCAATGCGCCTTATGTCCTCATCGGGACTGGAGCCATCATCGTTATTTTCGGACTGTTCGGATGCTTCGCTACATGCCGCGGCAGCCCATGGATGCTCAAACTG TATGCCATGTTCCTGACCTTGGTGTTCCTGGCGGAGCTCGTGGCCGGTGTCTCAGGCTTTATCTTCAGACATGAG ATCAAGGCTAAGTTAGGCGTTGCCTACAAGAACGCTGTGAAGAACTACAATAgcacagacagcagcagcagcagcagcagcattgcaGTGGACGCCATCCAGAGTAGC TTGTATTGCTGCGGAGTGAACAATTACACCGACTGGAGTGACACTAGTTACTTTAAGGAGAATGGCATCCCTACCAGCTGCTGTAAAGACAGCGCCAACTGCCAACCAGAGACCCTCAAAGACCTCACCAAGGCCGGGACGGAGGTGTACACGGTG GGCTGCTTCGCACGGGTGACCCATGTGATGGAGTCCAACCTGGGAATCATCGCAGGGATCTCCTTTGGGATCGCTTTCTTCCAG CTCATTGGGATATTCCTGTCCTGCTGCTTGTCTCGATACATAACCAACAACCAGTATGAGATGGTCTAA
- the srpx2 gene encoding sushi repeat-containing protein SRPX2 produces the protein MIFNCFVAAFILYFTAGSGTTAYDGYNDFVEEDNAPQLDYKDPQWCHSPGLTNGEVTCHSPRGAAYRSTLGTRCEMSCDRGYRLLGKSSIHCLANRRWSGTAYCRKMRCHVLHLIPHGSYTCSQGFMVDSRCDFTCDTGYRIEGEHSRTCQRSSSWSGTQPICDDTDPPKIKCPPSRLKVAEPGKLTAMVTWDLPAATDTADKSLNVILVGQEPGTDFKEGANIIRYKVYDQARNKAACKFIVRVEVRRCPDLPPPLHGYLTCSSDGSNYGATCEYHCDGGYERRGASSRVCQFNRSWAGAPAECVAMEIKSDVKTVSALLDQFHEKRRLLIMSAPNISDPDYQLQNIMIQKSDCGLDLRHVTVIELLGSPPRETGRIKESLLSSEVIEGLRQVFRISRFYFSMLLLDELGLDRERFITPMASDELFSYIDSFLLDEEQRERLELHRDFCD, from the exons ATGATTTTCAACTGCTTTGTTGCTGCGTTCATTTTATACTTCACAG ctgGCTCTGGGACCACAGCGTACGACGGCTACAATGACTTTGTAGAAGAAGACAACGCTCCTCAGCTAGACTACAAAG ACCCACAATGGTGTCATTCTCCGGGTTTGACCAATGGGGAGGTGACCTGCCACTCTCCTCGCGGCGCGGCCTACAGGAGCACGCTGGGCACCCGCTGCGAGATGAGCTGCGACCGAGGATACCGACTGCTGGGGAAGAGCTCAATTCACTGCCTCGCCAACAGACGCTGGTCTGGCACTGCTTACTGCCGCA AGATGCGTTGCCATGTGCTGCACCTCATTCCACACGGCAGCTACACCTGCAGCCAAGGCTTCATGGTGGACTCCAGGTGCGACTTCACCTGCGACACCGGCTACCGCATCGAGGGGGAACACTCACGCACCTGTCAGCGCAGCAGCTCGTGGAGCGGAACGCAGCCAATTTGTGACG ATACTGATCCCCCAAAGATCAAGTGTCCTCCGTCCAGACTCAAGGTCGCCGAGCCTGGAAAACTCACCGCGATGGTGACCTGGGACCTCCCCGCTGCTACAGACACTGCTGATAAATCACTCAA CGTGATTTTGGTCGGCCAGGAGCCAGGCACCGACTTTAAAGAGGGAGCCAACATTATCCGATACAAAGTGTACGACCAAGCCAGAAACAAAGCGGCCTGCAAGTTCATTGTACGTGTTGAGG TGAGAAGATGTCCAGATCTACCTCCACCTCTGCACGGCTACCTCACATGCTCCTCTGATGGGAGTAACTATGGTGCAACATGTGAATACCACTGTGACGGAGGATATGAACGGAGGGGCGCGTCTAGTCGTGTCTGCCAGTTCAACCGCAGCTGGGCAGGAGCCCCCGCCGAGTGCGTTG caATGGAGATTAAATCCGACGTGAAGACAGTCTCCGCTCTCCTGGACCAGTTCCATGAAAAGAGGAGGCTGCTGATCATGTCTGCGCCCAACATATCTGACCCGGACTACCAGCTGCAGAACATCATGATACAA AAATCAGACTGTGGATTAGACCTGCGGCATGTAACCGTCATCGAGCTCCTGGGCTCCCCGCCTCGAGAGACGGGTCGCATTAAAGAAAGTCTGCTCAGCTCTGAAGTCATCGAGGGGTTGAG ACAAGTGTTCAGAATCTCCAGATTCTACTTCAGCATGTTGCTGCTGGACGAGCTCGGACTGGACCGAGAACGCTTCATCACCCCGATGGCGTCGGATGAGCTGTTCTCCTACATCGATAGCTTCCTGCTGGATGAAGAGCAGCGAGAGAGACTGGAGCTCCACAGGGACTTCTGTGACTAA